One segment of Drosophila mauritiana strain mau12 chromosome 3R, ASM438214v1, whole genome shotgun sequence DNA contains the following:
- the LOC117145691 gene encoding uncharacterized protein LOC117145691: MAGETEQLTLLSDLNNIGGGEFESGYCLNEKPILPPVMTDWKRLEMMRLRLCALTKEVVQKRNQFTSPERRDASTNTKSQPGFGPPVIMGRFRQRLQQSETMIYDHTADMAMQMSAPPCKPIGMTTQLVLEDASLTPPQRVVVTLRPVKLATAKSGWVTKLDPPKAENTKPTENVLEPLHRSSTSPDLSKLHHQLWRRDLVQIPKSQFTLPVKCEQQPNKPTTSRSPSRIPKLITSQVANSGNVTKTQSAYQARRSYDAKVAAKRKILVSRGQISAVKQKPPLDTSLLNVPKSIRTPVPVNKRPGYKQDELQIQKNLFKSLVLRQAEENRLIQAKMQQEHQGLIATMMNDLNNAVEISNDYKSMERALHLDSSTSSDPSQN, from the exons ATGGCCGGAGAAACAGAGCAGCTGACGTTGCTTAGTGATCTGAATAATATTGGAGGTGGCGAGTTCGAGTCGGGATACTGCCTGAATGAAAAACCTATTCTGCCTCCAGTG ATGACTGACTGGAAGAGACTGGAAATGATGCGGCTGCGCTTGTGCGCCTTGACCAAGGAGGTGGTCCAGAAGAGAAACCAGTTTACAAGTCCTGAACGGAGGGATGCATCTACCAATACAAAATCGCAACCAGGATTTGGTCCTCCGGTCATAATGGGACGCTTCCGCCAAAGATTACAGCAATCGGAGACGATGATCTATGATCACACAGCCGACATGGCCATGCAGATGTCTGCTCCGCCATGCAAGCCAATTGGGATGACTACTCAGCTGGTACTGGAGGATGCTTCTCTGACTCCACCGCAAAGAGTGGTTGTCACGCTGAGACCCGTGAAGTTGGCCACAGCAAAGAGTGGTTGGGTGACCAAGTTGGATCCCCCGAAGGCGGAGAACACCAAGCCAACGGAGAATGTCCTGGAGCCACTTCATCGGAGCTCCACAAGTCCTGATCTTTCGAAGCTTCATCATCAACTGTGGCGAAGAGATCTGGTGCAAATTCCCAAGTCACAGTTTACTTTGCCTGTAAAATGTGAGCAGCAACCCAATAAGCCTACAACAAGCAGGAGTCCCAGTCGAATCCCGAAACTGATTACCAGCCAAGTGGCCAACAGTGGCAATGTCACCAAAACCCAGAGTGCCTACCAAGCCCGACGCTCCTATGACGCCAAAGTGGCTGCCAAACGAAAAATTCTGGTGAGCAGAGGCCAGATTTCCGCAGTCAAACAGAAACCTCCGCTTGATACCAGCCTCTTGAATGTGCCAAAAAGCATCAGGACTCCGGTGCCGGTCAATAAAAGACCTGGATATAAGCAGGACGAACTGCAAATTCAGAAGAACCTCTTCAAGTCCTTGGTTCTTCGCCAGGCTGAGGAAAACAGGCTGATCCAAGCCAAAATGCAACAGGAGCACCAGGGTCTCATCGCTACCATGATGAACGATCTCAACAACGCCGTCGAGATCTCGAACGATTATAAGTCAATGGAGAGGGCATTGCACCTGGACTCTAGCACCTCCAGTGATCCCAGCCAGAACTGA
- the LOC117145685 gene encoding LOW QUALITY PROTEIN: uncharacterized protein LOC117145685 (The sequence of the model RefSeq protein was modified relative to this genomic sequence to represent the inferred CDS: inserted 2 bases in 1 codon) produces the protein MEGYSWPRLVISLPASHFSYFSALSAIWQTAKLETAKGXTGQQGRRTGMGECGTCSCANRQTSKWNLEGRCHPKTGTTITRVTSL, from the exons ATGGAAGGATACTCCTGGCCACGGCTTGTAATTTCGCTTCCTGCGTCtcatttttcatatttcagCGCTTTGAGTGCCATTTGGCAAACTGCAAAACTGGAAACGGCAAAAGG GACTGGCCAACAAG GGAGAAGGACTGGAATGGGGGAGTGTGGGACATGTTCTTGTGCCAACAGACAAACCTCAAAGTGGAATCTGGAAGGGCGCTGCCATCCAAAGACTGGGACCACCATAACCAGGGTCACTTCTCTGTAG